ctcttgagaAATTTTTCTGCATGCATGGAGGCTTTTGATTTCAGCAATTCGAAAGAAGAGAAAGGCAGCGCCATGTCTGGCCATATCTTCTCCGGCATTGCCAAGACGCTTCGCATTCTGGAACTCTGCATCGCTCTCTTCCTACTCTCCTGGATCCTCACGCGCCTCCCTCTCGCCATCCGCCTCTCCGCCAACTGCCTCCGCAGCCCTCTCTTTGTCTTCGCTCTCTTCAACGCTATCATTGCCGCCCTCCTCGCCCAGTCCGCCCGACTCTCCGGCTCCGATCACCGCACCTCCCACTCCGAACCTCAGGCAGAGCACCGGCACAATCAACTAATAACGGATCGAGCTGTAACGGACACGTGTACGGACAATGGTTCATGTGCCGCGGCGGATTCAGGTTCCAATTTCAGTTCCCAGAGAGTTTTCCGGCGGATTCGATCGGAGAAGTTGGAGGAGGATGAGGGAAGGACGACGGAGAGGAAGAAACTGCGGCGATCGGAGACGGAGACCGCGAAGGCGGTTGAAAGTTCGTATCCGCAGCATGATAAGCTGAGCAACGAGGAGTTCCGGCAAACCATAGAGGCGTTCATTGCGAGGCAAATGAGCCTTCTCCGGGAAGAGTCGTTGGCCATTGTTGTTAAAACCTCAGAGTAAATCAACAGTATTAGTAACTACTAAGTATTTCATTATGATTAATTAGTGACATtaagcatgaaaataaaattaaaattacactTTAATCAACAATCTTTCAGGTTTATGGTATCACTTAGAAATGTTACAGCCTTAACTTACCGCTCTATTAAAATTACACTGAATATCAATAAGACGGATTTGCCTTTACCAAATTATTTTCTTCACCTAATTTCAGTTTGTAAGTAATTTGATGTGTTGAGGAATTCATTACTCTCaggaaaaagtttaaaaaaaggCGCAATGAGTTTCAATGTTTTGGGTTTCTATGGCTGCAAATGACGCTTATACGGAATCACGGAACAGAACCAACCATTGTGGCTGGCTGAATGAATATATTCCGATTTAGAGTATTATGTGATTTACTTGGAGCAGTTTATTACGGACTTGGAAAGAATTGGAATCAATGTATTGGGGATATGTCCCACTTTACTCTGCagcttaattaataattatcataCTACGAATAGGAGGGAAAAGAATATTTGATTAGGGTGGAATTTGATTGCCTATTATcatgataataaataaaagtaagGAGGAATTGTATTCCGGATCCAACGAATGACTGATGCTCGGATCTGGTCTAAGTTGTATTTGGATAACATGTTTGGCAACAGAAACTCTTGGGGTCAGATTTTAGCAATTTTAGCTAACAGTAGTGTTAGGCaatatattttgtaatttttagtcattaattaattattattagtatttttaatagtatGAGAATACATTTAATAATATGAGATTATACATTCTTTTTCTACTAGTTAAATACTAActagattttaataaaaatattgatcTTTTAGATCTTttctttaattaataattactcaacacaaatatcaaattatcttcaacatataaattttattaatttatgtatgtaaattctaataaatatgagtacaaattatattaatttatatgcataaattttaataaatataaatataaattaaacgTAAATTACTATAAATATAGATATACATTAGtcatataaataataataaaatttattaaccaTATAATAATTGACAATTCACACTAAGATTGAACTTTAATAAAGTTTGGTAACGATTTCCTTTAGGACACTTccaattatattataattattctaGTTAAATAATCACTTTAATataaacattattatttttatttcttggataaattaaaatttctctctttcattttttatgttttgcaaaagattttttttcctttcatttttatctttttataacaTAGATTactcaaaaaattttttttgtggaTTTTGATGTCCTACAGCACTGGGGAGTGGATTCTCTTCAGTGACAAAAAAATTAGATGTTGTCCAGTGTTCAATCTaatcttttattgttttttttttttatttaattttggtcTTATTTAGagaattaaagataaaaaattttactttattCTCTCAAGTGTTTTTTTTACTGAAGAGGATCCATTTCCACAGCACTGTTCTCTTCCATTAAAATTCACAAATTTCATGAAAATGGTCCATGATATGTTTTTTTTGGGTGTGTCGTGGATGATATGGTTAAAGTCCAGGCCTGAAGAATATACGCGACGATATTGTAGGCCTTTACAGTTTTTGGTCTTGAAGGCCTTCAAGCTATGAAAACCTTTAGTGTGGTACTATATAGAAACTAAAGGGTAATTTGTGGGTAGCAACAAGTTGGGCTCACAGTCTAAAAGAAAAGTAAGTTGGGCGATAAGTATCCAAAAGATATCTAAGAATTAAAAACAggtaactaaaaaaaaaatgaaatagaaTCATTTTTTTTGGGTAAATGCTAAATCAAGTCTTAACTATTTGAGTGACGGACAAAATGTCCATTGACGATATGAAATTGGCCCATCAGACCTTAACCACACATAAAACCGTTTACACTGGACCTACAACCGGATGGAAGAAGGTAGAGCGATGATATATCAGTTTATCCGCCACGTTGATATTGTCTTCCTCTAAATTGAGACCAATTGACCACTCTCAATTTCAGAAACGCTATCGTGAAGACTGTTTtgaattttcataaaatttcCCATTCTCCTTTGTCATTTACGCTTTACTCTAACCCAAACAAATCCTTCATCTTCATTCCCTCCAAAAACTATACCTAACTGCGAGTTAAGGCATGTACTCATAAGCTTCCAAGGGCAACGAGTTTGTGACGACGGTACTGCATTGCAAAAGTAGTCGGGCATAGTGAGTGgcatttttgttctttttcctttttcttcatgttttactTAGCGTGAGTGAAGAACATCAGATAGGTCGTACTCTGTAATAGGATGCTATGATGAAAAATTTGTACTGGTTGAGAAATCAGTTTCGTTATGGTTAAATTTTCTGTAATTATTTATCTGCAAAATTAGGACAAAGTAGGGCATGTTCAAAGTTTAAACTTGTTTTAGTCAAGTATATTTGTTCAGAAAAATCACAATTTTTTATCCTTATTGgtttaaattttttggattGAAGTTCCAAAATTTATGTTAGTCAATGTTTTGAAGTGTATATAATGTCATTTTTTAACGTGATGCAGATGTCTGTTTTTGTTGTGCCTGTATTTTATCATGGTGGCAAATTTATTAGAGATGGAAGTGAAATTTTACGTTACAGAGATGGGAAGGTGACAAGATTTTCTCCCATGGATGTAGATCTTGTGAATAAGAAAAACTTGAAAGAACTGCTTAAGAGTTTAGGGTATTTGGAGTACAAAATAATATATTGGTTGGACTGTAATTGCTCTAATATAGAGCTTAGATTGCACATTTTGAAAGATGACAAGGAGATTAACGACACGTGTGACTGCATCCTTAACAATGATCACCCAAAGGAGTTTTATGTGTTTTTTGAGCATTCTTTTAATGAAAAATCTGTGATCGTAGAACATTTGATTGTAGAGACAgatccttcttcttcttcacatgATAGTTATAAAAGTGCAGAAGATGAAGCATACAAGCTACCTCCACCTGATTATGAGAGTGAGAGCAGTGATTCAGAATCATCAAAAGAgactaaaaagaagaaaataaagttaTTACACCAAAGAAGCCATCTAAAAAATTCTCAAAGAAGTATACTAGAAAGAGGGGAAATGGACATGTTTTAAGAAAGGGTATGGAGAGTAGAGCAGGGACAAATGGGTCAGCTGCAAAGAATTTTTGGAATAATGGTTCAAGACTTAGTGGGTCAGGTGCAAGTGGAGTCGGACCCAATGCAGGAGTTGGGCGTCATGCTCTAGTGGTGGCTTTAAAGTAGCTTTAAAGGATGTTTTTGTGTGTGAAGGCATGGACTACATGTACATCAAAATGGAAAAAGAGAGGGTTAGAGTTAAATGTGCAAAAGAGACATGTCCTTGGTTGATATACGTAGCTAAAAATTCTGCTACATTGTCATTTGAGTTTAAGACATTCAATGACGAGCATACATGTGGGAGGGATTATGGGAATAATTTGGCTGACAGGGTGTGGGAGACTGACAAGTTGGTTAAACGCCTAGTAACTCAACCCAGTTTGACTCCAAGAGAGGCCATGGAACATTTGAACTAAGATTTGAATGTTCAGGTACATCCTAAAATGATAACTAGGGCTTTTAAGGCTGCTAGGGAGACGGTACTTGGTAATGAGAAGGCCCGGTATGAAAAGTTGAGGAATTATATGCTAGAGTTGCATCGGAGTAATCCTGGAAGCACTACCAATATGGAGGTTGTTCCCTTTCCACATTCTCTATCCTTGTTTGAGAGGATTTATATATGTCTAGAGGCATATAAGACTGGGTTCAAAGCTGGTTGTAAGCCATTGATAGAGCTAGATGGCTGTTTTTTGAAGGGTTATTATGGTGGTCAACTCTTGTGTGCAGTTGCACAAGACGCCAATAATCACTCTTTTGTAATTACGTATGCAGTAGCCAGAACTGAAAATACACAGAAAATTAGATGTGGTTTCTCACTCTCCTTGAAGAAGATTTAGGTGATCACAGGAAATATAGATGAAACTTTATATCTGACAACAAAAggttataaaatatttgtatattttcTTAAGTTGAATATTCTTAAGTTGAATTGTTAAGCTGCTTTTTGCATTTTCTTAAGTTGCTTtctgttattatttattaatagtAGATGTAAGTTCAATTGttgtaaattaattaaaataggaGTATATAAGGAGTACGTATAGAGTACATATGGTGTtttcatttaataaaaaaaaactatgaaCCAACATGTTGAATGTGATTTGTGTAACAACCCAGACCATCCTCTAGCACGATATTATCCTCTTTGGTACACAAGGCCTCATGCTTTTGTCTTTAACGATAAGGATGATAGCTGAAACCCCCatactcactcgtcaaaacgcgtcatgctagggagaggtatccacacccttataaggcatgcttcgttcccctccccaatcaatgtgggaccttacaattCACCCCCCCTAAGGAAGCCCAGCACCCTCGCTGGCACATCAAACCTTACAATTCACCCCCCCTAAGGAAGCCCAGCACCCTCGCTGGCACATCAATCCGGACTCCGACTCTGATACAATCTGTAACAGCCCaaaccacccgctagcacgatattgtccgctttggcacacaaggcttCACGGTTTTACCTTtaacgatagggatgatagccgaagccccacacactcactcgtcaaaacgcgtcatgctagggagaggtatccacacccttataaagcatgcttcgttcccctccccaaccaatgtgggaccttacaattTGATCTATAAATACTGTTGGTATATTTGTTTATCTACATAAGCTcttataaattaaatagaacATATTGTTAACCAACATGTTGAATGTGATTAATTATAAGTCTATGTATTACTTGCAGGGTCTTGTTCATGCCATGAAAGATGTGATGCCAAATGTTCACCATCGACATTGTGTGCTGCATATTTGGAAGAATTTCAGACAAAGATTTAAGGATAAGCAGACTGAGGGACTTGTGTGGTAAGTCTCAAGGTGCACAACACATAGTCAATTCAAGGATACCATGGAGAAACTAAAGAGTGTAAACACTGGTGCATGAGAATATATGAATGGTATTGATCCTGGTACGTGGTGCAGGGCTTTTTTCAGTCACTTTCCAAAAAATGATAGAACCACAAATAACATGTGTGAAGTATGGAATGCAACGATTGTTGATGCTAGAGAGAAGCCAATATTAACAAGGTTAGAGGAGATTAGATGCACAATCATAAAAAAGATGGCTAACCATAAATGGATCTTAAGTTCATATACTGAAAAATTGGCACCAGCTCAACAGAAGAGGGTTGACAAGTTTATCAAGCCTGGATGTCACAAATGGATAGCTCAGTGGTCTGGAGATAATAACAGAGTCTTATTTGAAATCACAAGAGGAAAACAGAAACTGGAAATGAATCTACAACAACATACTTGCACCTGCAACATGTGGCAGCTTTCAGGTAAGGGTTGTGTAtgttttaataatataaaatttattagtgGACACTTAGAATAATGGATTGTATTTGGAATAAGAGAAATcaatgtattattattattctatcCAGGTATGCTATGTGTGTATGCTGTTGCTGCCATATCTAAACTTAGGGTCAGAACTGCTGAGGACTTTGTTAGTCCACTACTAACAATGGATGCTATTAGGACCACTTATAATGTGTGTGTGAAACCAGTAAACAGTGAAGAGTTTTGGAAAGAAGCAAGTCAACCAAAGCCTGATCCACCTAGAATAACAAGACCAGCTGGACGTTCGAAAAAATGAAAGTCAGATGCAGCTCCCCCACCACCACAACCTAATAGTGACAAGGTTAGGAGTACTTTTCAAGTCACGTGCAGCAAATGCAAGAAAAAGGGCATTATTACAAGATTTGCAAGGGAGCACCTTCAAGACCTGATTGGAAACCAAAGAGAAAAAACCAAAGGCTTCTAATCTACGATTGTCGTGCATAAAGGAGATGAGGTAGACTAGCAAACTGCAGGGGCGCAGAATGCAAATGAACAAACAGAACATGTATATATTTATGATTTCAGGGACCAAATTGTACTACACTTATAATGGTTAGGTATTTATCTGTACTAAACTTAAATTGGTTAGGATGTTTTTTGTCTTAAAAGATAAGGGATATGCATTCATGGTCTTTTAATTGTACTCAGGTTGGAGGCTCAAGTCAAACTAACATAGGTACTGCAGATGTCACTGATGAACCTTTGGTCAGCTCAATTTAATGGATCCTTTTAGTTTGCAAGTACATAATGTTTGTGTGGATTTAATTGTTGTGTTGTGTATATTATCAATATCAGTATTGAATCCCActtttgcattcatatagaaAAAGGCCaggaagaacaaaaaaaaagatgCCAAAGAGGCCCGTAAGTGAGGCAGATGAAATTAATGTCTCACAATTTGCCCCACAGTCAGAGGTAACAACAACTATTTTTATTGTCGTGTATTTGAAGCCTATTGTATACTTATCTGTACTGATTGTCTTCTTTATGTTAACAGCCCAATGTGATTCAACCTGAAGCTCCTAAGGTTGCAATGGCAAACACTGACATAAGGTTTAGGCCAAAGTAGAAGATATTTAGGCTCAAGCTCCACCAGCAACACAACAATATGCAAATACCACCATCGCACAACCTCAACCTAATGCAAACCTTACTCAAGGTCCAATACCTCCTCATGTACAATCTAACATCAGTGGTAAAGCCATTTCAATGGAGATAATAGCAGTAGCTGGCAACCGAACCTTATTAAGGCTGCTTAAGTTTATTCCAACCCCAGGCATAAACATACCAAAGAAGGATTAATGAACCTTTTTACCATGAAATACTCTTTTTGAAAGGTCTTCTTGTAATACATGAGATCCCATATTTTGTTTTGGCTTAAATGCTATTAGACTTAATGCTCAGTtgtattttgatttaatttactTATGTTGTGCAGCAGTACTAAATTGGCTTAGACATCGTCTCTGCTGTGATTATTCTGGttatgtatttttaatgaacaattcaaactctatccctcttgataagttcgaattcttctacctcctccttctatttttcttttcctctgacacctcaaggaatctctatactgtgacatagaggattccatattttcttattttcttctctttcatatgagcaggaacaaagacaaaagtattcttgttgaggctgaccctgaacctgaaaggaccttgaagcgaaagctaagagaagctaaggcacaactctctgtagatgacctaacagaaatcttcaaacaagaagaagacatggcggccgaaaataacaacaatgccaacaatgcaaggaaggtgctgggtgactttactgcacctactcccgacttctatgggagaagcatctctatccctgccattggagcaaacaactttgagcttaagcctcaattagtttctctaatgcaacagaattgcaagtttcatggacttctattggaagatcctcatcagtttttagctgaattcttgcaaatctgtgacactgtcaagaccaatggggttgaccctgaagtctacagacttatgctattcgtttttgctgtaagagacagagctaggatatggttggactcacaacctaaagaaagcctgaactcttggaaaaagctagtcaatgccttcttggcaaagttctttccacctcaaaaattgagtaagcttagagtggaagtccaaacctttagacagaaggaaggtgaatccctctatgaagcttgggaaagatacaaacaattgatcagaaagtgtccctctgatatgctttctgaatggagcatcataggtatcttctatgatggtctgtctgaactgtccaagatgtcattggacagctctgctggaggatctcttcatctgaagaagacgcctgcagaagcccaagaactcattaaaatggttgcaaataaccaattcatgtacacttctgaaaggaatcctgtgaataataggacgaatcagaagaaaggagttcttgagattgatactctgaatgccatactggctcagaacaaaatattgactcagcaagtcaatttgatttctcaaagtttgtctggaatgcaagcttcaccaggcagtactaaggacgcttcatctgaagaagaagcttatgatcctgagaacccttcaatggaagaggtgaattacatgggagaaccctatggaaacacctataattcttcatggagaaatcatccaaatctctcatggaaggatcaacagagacctcaacaaggtttcaacaacaataatggtggaagaaacaggtttagcaatggcaagcctttttcatcatcttctcagcaacagacagagaattctaagcagagccactctgatttagcaaccatggtctctgatctaattaaaaccactcaaagtttcatgactgaaacaaggtcctccattaggaatttggaggcacaagtgagaaagttgagcaagaaaattactgaactccctcctagttctcttccaagcaatacagaagagaatccaaaaggagaatgcaaggccattaacatgacccacatggccaaacttggagaggaggaagaggcagtgatcgccactgaggaagacctcaatgcacgtccactggcctccaatgagttccttaatgaggaaccatgggaatctgaggctcataatgagaccatagagattccattggatttacttctaccattcatgagctctgatgagtattcttcctctgaagaggatgaagatgtcactgaagagcaagttgccaagtaccttggagcaatcatgaagctaaatgacaagttatttggtaatgagacttgggagaatgagcCCCCTTTGCTCAcaaaagaattggatgacttgactaagcagagattacctcaaaagagacaggaccctgggaggttctcaataccttgtaccataggcaccatgacctttaagaaggctctgtgtgacttagggtcaagtataaacctcatgcctctctctgtaatggagaagctagggatctttgaggtacaagctgcaagaatctcactagagatggcaaacaattcaagaaaacaagcttatagacttgcagaggatgttttggtgaaagttgaagaccattacatccctgctgatttcatagtcctagagactgggaagtgcatggatgaatccatcatccttggcaaacccttcctagccacTGATAAACctcatttttagggtttatcttgtattgaatttagagtattttgatgaccttttctcgcatttagcctatgaattggcatggttttgttatctctcccgtatttgtgcttaagtgtaaaaacatgctttttaagcctttaatttgataattttaattcatccttgattccataagatgccttgatgtgtttgctagtaatctcaggttgaaataggctagacatggatcaagggagcaaggaaggaagcatgcaagtggagagaagcataaaagcCAACGAATTGATCTCGACCAAGCACGCGCACgtgcacaaggcgctcgcgcgcacattgcagaatcggccagggacgcgcacgcgtaccgtgcgcgcacgcgtcgatgattgcacatgacttcattaaagcaacacgtgcctggcaatttgagagggtttctgaacccattttagCGCCAATTGCtaatagaaaggaataaaagaatcAAGGATTGAGGGGAAAGGTATCTAGGAATCTAGCATATAGcctaattaggattagtttagagctagtttagagagagaagctctcacttctctctagaattaggaatAGGCTTAgattaatctctcttcttagatctaggtttaattcatgcttcaATTCACTTTTCCTTCATCAAGTCTTaaccttctcttcttcctctttctagttatgtactttaataattgtaattcttcattttgttttggatagattgttgttcatttgttttttttcaataatgcaatttgaggtaattcatgataattgtgatttccttgatttgttgttgttaattctttgcaataattgttgttagatttcattcttgttgttgatttactatgctttccttttgtaccttccaagtgtttgataaaatgcttggtgggattttagtgtaggttttgttcctcttggcctaggtagagtgattagtgactcttgagttatctaattcctttgttgattgataattagggattgctaattaatttgaatgtctctaaagctagtcattcctttaggagttgattaagACTTGAGggatcaaattgattcatccacttgactttcctccatgatTAGAGGTTaaccaagtgggagcaatgaataattctcatcacaattgaggaggataactaggataggacttctagttctcatatcttaccaagagttttattagttgcTAGTTTATTtctcttgccatttatctttcatgcctcttatcaaaaccccaaaataattcataaccaataacaagacacttcattgtaattcctagggagaacgacccgaggttcaatacttcagtttataaattttaggggtttgtactagtgacaaacaactttttgtatgaaaggattattgtttggtttagaaactatactttacaacgagatttcattagtgaaattctaaaccgtcaaaaatccaatcatcataATGGCGccgtggtgcacgaaattgcaataacacttttgcaatcccgcacaactaaccagcaagtgcactgggtcgtccaagtaataccttgcgtgagcaagggtcgatcccacggagattgtcggcttgaatcaagctatggttatcttgtaaatcttagtcaggatatcagaaattatcaggattgattgtgaaaagcaaaagaacatgaaatggttacttgttttgcagtaatggagaataggttgaggtttggagatgctccatcttctgaatctctgctttcctactgtcttcttcatcaaacacgcaagtctccttccatggcaagctgtgtgtagggtttcaccgttgtcagtggctacctcccatcctctcactggaacgattcctaatgccctgtcacggcacggcattccatatgtcggttctcaatcagaccggagtagaatccagtgattcttttggcgtctgtcactaacgccccgccttcaggagattgaagcacgtcacagtcattcagtcattgaatcctactcagaataccacagacaaggtttagaccttccggattctcttgaatgccgccatcagtctagcttataccacgaagattctgataaaagaatctaagagataactacttaatctaaggtagaacagaggtggttgtcaggcacatgttcatagttgagaatgatgatgattgtcactgatcatcacattcatccggattaagaacaagtattatcttagaatggaagcaagcatgattgaatgagaaacagtagtaattgcattaatccatcaagacacagcagagctcctcacccccaaccatggggtttagagactcatgctgtggaataaaaggtgtacaatgtcataaggtcgcattccgtactgattacaaagtcaaaaggtcctataagtagtaaactagtatcctaaggtttacagaaatgagtaaatgacagaaaaatccacttccgggcccacttggtgtgtgcttgggctgagcaatgaaggaatttcgtgtagagaccttttctggagttaaacgccagctttcatgccagtttgggcgtttaactccgaattttattccagttccggcgtttaacgctggaatttctgtaggtgactttgagcgccagtttgggccatcaaatcttgggcaaagtatggactattatatattgctggaaagcccaggatgtctactttccaatgccgttgagagcgcgccaattgggcttctgtagctccagaaaatccacttcgagtgcagggaggtcagaatccaacagcatctgcagtccttttcagtctctggatcagatttttgctcaggaccctcaatttcagtcagaaaatacctgaaatcacagaaaaacacacaaactcatagtaaagtccagaaaagtgaattttaattaaaaactaataaaaatatactaaaaactaactaaaagatactaaaa
The genomic region above belongs to Arachis stenosperma cultivar V10309 chromosome 5, arast.V10309.gnm1.PFL2, whole genome shotgun sequence and contains:
- the LOC130980435 gene encoding uncharacterized protein LOC130980435; amino-acid sequence: MESRAGTNGSAAKNFWNNGSRLSGSGMDYMYIKMEKERVRVKCAKETCPWLIYVAKNSATLSFEFKTFNDEHTCGRDYGNNLADRVWETDKAFKAARETVLGNEKARYEKLRNYMLELHRSNPGSTTNMEVVPFPHSLSLFERIYICLEAYKTGFKAGCKPLIELDGCFLKGYYGGQLLCAVAQDANNHSFGLVHAMKDVMPNVHHRHCVLHIWKNFRQRFKDKQTEGLVWAFFSHFPKNDRTTNNMCEVWNATIVDAREKPILTRLEEIRCTIIKKMANHKWILSSYTEKLAPAQQKRVDKFIKPGCHKWIAQWSGDNNRVLFEITRGKQKLEMNLQQHTCTCNMWQLSGMLCVYAVAAISKLRVRTAEDFVSPLLTMDAIRTTYNVCVKPVNSEEFWKEASQPKPDPPRITRPAGRSKK
- the LOC130980434 gene encoding uncharacterized protein LOC130980434 gives rise to the protein MEAFDFSNSKEEKGSAMSGHIFSGIAKTLRILELCIALFLLSWILTRLPLAIRLSANCLRSPLFVFALFNAIIAALLAQSARLSGSDHRTSHSEPQAEHRHNQLITDRAVTDTCTDNGSCAAADSGSNFSSQRVFRRIRSEKLEEDEGRTTERKKLRRSETETAKAVESSYPQHDKLSNEEFRQTIEAFIARQMSLLREESLAIVVKTSE